In Humulus lupulus chromosome 6, drHumLupu1.1, whole genome shotgun sequence, a single genomic region encodes these proteins:
- the LOC133782980 gene encoding putative leucine-rich repeat receptor-like serine/threonine-protein kinase At2g24130, with the protein MVIISFVLFCFLLFCSSSSPVVVSSHGNGGIDGDRAALVSFMSQIVSDPQHGLEDWNSLNVHVCNWSGVRCNSEKSRVVELDLSGKSLKGTISSSLSNLSSLNILDLSRNSFEGHIPRELGSLLELSQLSLSSNYLEGNIPFELGFLHKLVYLDLGTNRLNGHLPFSLFCNESSSSLQYIDLSNNSLSGEIPLKNECQLNELRFLLLWSNQLEGQIPPALSKSSKLEWLDLESNKLSGELPSEIVQKMPQLQFLYLSYNDFVSHDGNTNLEPFFNSLVNSSNFQELELAGNNLGGVIPTNIGDLSSTNLVQMHLDGNLIYGTIPPQISKLVNLTLLNLSSNLLNGTIPSELCKMGKLERVYLSNNSLSGEIPAALGNTPHLGLLDLSRNKLSGSIPDSFANLSQLRRLLLYNNQLSGTIPPSLGKCINLEILDLSHNQLSGVIPDEVSGLRSLKLYLNLSSNHLHGPLPMELSKMDMVLAIDLSSNNLSGTIPPQLGSCIALESLNLSGNALGGSIPVSIGQLPYLRQFDVSSNHLVGEIPQSLQASSTLKQLNFSFNNFSGNVSNKGAFSSLSMESFLGNKRLCGSIKGMPNCKRKHNKRHHQLLFLSILLPLSAVPILCMLCYSLIVKSRIRSQISIFKRGDIEEGEGDKKELKYPRISYQQLVNATGGFSPLSLIGSGLFGHVYKGVLQDNTRIAVKVLDPKAAGIISGSFKRECQILRKTRHRNLIRIITICSRPDFKALVLPLMSNGSLERHLYPSHGLRNGLNLIQLVSICSDVAEAVSYLHHHSPVRVVHCDLKPSNILLDDDMTALVTDFGISRLAKGGDESSNIATNDSISFSSGDGLLCGSVGYIAPEYGLGKRASTQGDVYSFGVLLLEIVTGRRPTDSFSVEGSSLHEWVKSHYPDRLQPMVQQALGKYAPAALVPTHYTRIWANAVLELIELGLMCTQYTPSTRPNMQDVAHEMSRLKEYLSNPSAVLIEEVDPKI; encoded by the exons ATGGTGATCATCAgttttgttttgttctgtttCTTACTCTTTTGTTCTTCTTCATCACCGGTTGTCGTTTCAAGCCATGGCAATGGTGGAATCGATGGAGATAGAGCTGCATTGGTGTCGTTCATGTCACAAATCGTTTCAGACCCTCAACATGGTCTTGAGGATTGGAACTCTTTGAATGTTCATGTCTGCAACTGGTCCGGCGTTCGCTGCAACAGCGAAAAGAGCAGAGTTGTTGAGCTTGATCTCAGTGGAAAATCACTTAAGGGAACCATTTCCTCTTCTCTTTCTAACCTTTCTTCCTTGAACATTCTTGACTTGTCGAGAAACTCCTTTGAAGGTCATATTCCTAGAGAGTTGGGCTCCCTTTtggagcttagtcagttgagTTTATCATCAAATTATCTTGAAGGGAATATTCCTTTTGAGTTGGGATTTCTTCACAAGTTAGTTTATCTTGATTTAGGTACCAACCGCCTTAATGGGCACCTTCCATTTTCACTCTTCTGTAATGAGTCTTCTTCTTCTCTGCAATATATAGACCTTTCCAACAATTCTCTAAGTGGTGAGATTCCTCTTAAGAATGAATGTCAGCTCAACGAGTTGAGGTTTCTTTTGCTTTGGTCTAACCAATTAGAGGGTCAGATTCCTCCAGCTCTTTCAAAATCGTCGAAACTCGAATGGCTCGATTTGGAATCAAATAAACTCAGTGGGGAGTTGCCATCTGAGATTGTCCAGAAAATGCCTCAGTTACAGTTCCTCTACTTGTCTTATAATGACTTTGTCAGCCATGATGGTAACACCAACTTGGAGCCTTTTTTCAATTCTTTAGTTAATTCTTCTAACTTCCAAGAACTTGAATTGGCGGGAAATAATCTTGGTGGGGTTATACCAACTAATATTGGTGATCTTTCTAGTACCAATCTTGTACAGATGCATTTAGATGGGAATCTCATATATGGTACTATTCCTCCTCAAATTTCAAAACTTGTCAACCTCACCCTCTTGAACTTGTCCAGTAACCTTCTGAATGGGACAATCCCATCTGAATTATGCAAGATGGGAAAGCTGGAGAGGGTTTATTTGTCAAATAATTCACTCTCTGGAGAGATTCCAGCAGCTCTTGGTAACACTCCTCATTTGGGTCTTCTTGATTTGTCTAGAAACAAACTTTCTGGTTCAATTCCTGATAGTTTTGCTAACCTTTCTCAGTTGAGAAGGCTATTGCTATATAATAATCAGCTCTCAGGGACCATACCACCAAGTCTAGGAAAATGCATCAACTTGGAGATTCTTGACCTTTCTCACAATCAGCTTTCAGGAGTCATTCCTGATGAAGTTTCAGGATTGAGAAGCTTGAAGTTGTACTTGAATCTTTCTAGTAATCACTTACATGGGCCTTTACCAATGGAGCTGAGTAAAATGGATATGGTGCTTGCCATTGACTTATCTTCAAACAATCTCTCTGGTACCATTCCGCCACAGCTTGGGAGTTGCATTGCTTTAGAGTCTCTTAACCTTTCAGGCAATGCCTTAGGAGGCTCTATTCCGGTTTCTATTGGACAGTTGCCTTATCTTAGACAATTTGATGTGTCTTCAAACCACTTAGTTGGTGAGATACCACAATCTCTGCAGGCATCTTCAACCCTTAAGCAACTCAACTTTTCTTTCAACAACTTCTCTGGGAATGTATCAAACAAGGGGGCTTTTTCTTCTCTAAGCATGGAATCTTTCTTGGGAAATAAACGTCTTTGTGGCTCAATAAAAGGCATGCCAAACTGCAAGAGAAAACACAATAAGCGTCATCATCAACTGCTCTTTCTGTCAATCCTCCTGCCCCTATCAGCTGTTCCCATTTTGTGTATGCTTTGTTACTCACTAATAGTCAAGTCAAGAATTCGAAGTCAAATTTCGATTTTCAAAAGAGGGGACATAGAGGAAGGTGAAGGAGACAAAAAGGAGCTTAAGTACCCAAGAATCTCATATCAACAGCTCGTTAATGCCACAGGTGGATTCAGTCCCTTAAGCCTAATTGGTTCAGGTCTTTTTGGACATGTCTACAAGGGTGTTCTTCAAGATAACACAAGAATTGCAGTGAAGGTATTGGATCCTAAGGCAGCTGGGATCATTTCAGGAAGCTTTAAAAGAGAGTGTCAAATACTAAGGAAGACTAGGCACAGAAATCTAATAAGGATCATCACCATCTGCAGTAGGCCAGACTTTAAGGCTCTTGTTCTTCCTTTGATGTCAAATGGGAGCCTGGAAAGGCATCTATACCCAAGCCATGGATTGAGGAATGGTTTGAATCTGATTCAGCTGGTGAGCATATGCAGTGATGTAGCTGAGGCAGTGTCCTATCTGCATCATCATTCTCCTGTTCGAGTTGTCCACTGCGATCTCAAGCCGAGCAATATTCTCCTTGATGATGACATGACAGCTCTGGTGACTGATTTTGGTATTTCAAGGTTGGCGAAAGGGGGTGATGAGAGCAGTAACATTGCTACTAACGATTCGATATCATTTAGCTCAGGAGATGGCTTGTTGTGCGGGTCTGTTGGATACATAGCTCCTG AATATGGATTGGGAAAACGCGCTTCAACTCAAGGTGATGTCTACAGTTTTGGGGTCCTCCTGCTGGAAATTGTCACAGGAAGGCGCCCCACTGACAGTTTTTCGGTTGAAGGTTCAAGCTTGCATGAATGGGTGAAATCTCACTACCCTGATAGGCTTCAGCCAATGGTTCAACAGGCACTGGGGAAGTATGCTCCAGCTGCATTAGTCCCAACTCATTACACCAGAATTTGGGCCAATGCAGTGTTGGAGTTGATTGAGTTAGGACTTATGTGCACACAGTACACTCCTTCAACAAGGCCAAACATGCAAGATGTGGCTCATGAAATGAGTAGGTTGAAAGAATATCTCTCCAACCCTTCTGCAGTATTGATTGAAGAAGTTGATCCAAAAATCTAA